The segment CGTAGCTAAGCGTAGATCAGAACACAATAAAAATGCAAATTCTTAAAAACTTATGTACATTAGCATtgatatataaacaataaaagaCTTTAAGGAGAGATCTTTGGAAGAAGGAAAAGAAATACATAAAAGCAAAGAACCGAGAAACCAGCCTCCATCTACAACTCCACACCATCATTTCTACTTTATAAAAGAGCCCTTCCCATTTTCTACCATATAAAATTACCTGCaacctttttttgtttactttatagtatatattgcttattaaatattattatcatcagATAATAGGATGGTGGGAGATGCTAATAATCTAACTGGCcaacaaaatatttcaaaaattgcATTTTATCATAtcttagaagaaaaaaaaaaacataacccCATATTGCTCTCCACGCTCCACCATCCAACTCTCCTCTTGGTCTGTAATCCTACCACTCTTCCCCTGCGGTTACAAAAACACCCAGTATCATTTGTCTGTAATGCTATAAACTCGGGTTTACGGGTCTTCTCATTCGTAATCCAGTCTGTACTGATATTAGTTCAAAAGCAAATATATATGCAAACCTTGGCTAGTAGCAAAAGggtgttttgatttttttgtttaagagtTTCCGGCGCTGGACAATGAAGGATTTGATGCAGACTTGGCGTCTTTTGCATCTGATCCTTCCCCAGCAACTGCGTCTTCCTCGTTCCTACAGCTAAGAGTTCTCGGGTTCATCTTCCTGACCTCCTCTTTCGTGTATATGAAGATTTTACGAACCATGCAACAAAACTCTCTGTACAAATTTGTTCACGGTGTTAGTGTCAAAAAAGAATTACTAACACAGACGTATGTATAGAAGaggaaaaaaatgtaaaatcttACTGCCAAGGATCGTCTCCAACAAGCATCATATCATTCTCATCATCTGTGTAAACTATCAGCCAATCCTTCTTAGGTGCCATTAACTCTCCATTAAACTCAAACAGCCTATCCAATTCAGTAACCAACTCCTCGTAGTTCTGGAACTTTGAGAGATCTACTGACCGGCCAAGTGCAATGCCCTGCTTGTGAacctttttcaaaataaaaccaaTGTGTTGTGTGTGTTAGTAAAGAAATGCTTCAACAATTCCAACAAGCTCACACAATTTGTGTTgaacaaaagcaaaacaaaactcACCTTCGTGCAGCTCCTACTTGAGTTTGTTTTGGTCTGAACGTCCTTCGGATGGGGTTTACTAACCGGGAACGGTCGTCCTTGCTCACGATGATCATTTGTCGATTTTGACCCTTTCGACTGGTCAGAAAGATCCTGAACCTTGGGTGATGCTATCTGCGTAAGCCCCGTAGTGTCATTCAAATTGTTTCTCTGAGCCGTAGCTGTATCTGTCCCGTTCACGTTATTCACCAGAGGAATGCCAAAAAGCCTGCAGTTCCCATCTCTTGGCTTTGCTGCCTCCTCTTGTACGACCGCAGGACGTTTTGTTACATGCTCTCTAGCCTGAGCATGGACCGCTTCTTCGAAATAATTTAAAGCTCGGGGACGTATTGGCCAGTTGCCAGCAGCATTCTCAGTCGTCGTCACTGCACGAGGCAAAGCATAGGGATTACTTATCCCTTGGAAAGAGGTATCAGATGCGGCAGGGACTTTGGGGGATTCATGTAACTTCAGGGAAAGGCCAGAGTGCATCATCTGCCACTGGTTAGCAAGATATTCGAACTTGCCATCCTGGTCGCTGAGGATTTTCCTTGCGGCCACAGAAGGTGATGATGATAAACGGTCGTACATAGGTATTTGATGACCGTGAGGTGGTGGTGGTTCTATGTTTGCCCCAAAGCCAGAAAGCAAATCCGTGTAAGCAGGTTGTTCATGCCTGGTTGAGGACATCCAGTTCTCATATCTTCTAGAAGCTGAAACCACGTCAACCTTGTCATCATCATTTGAGGATTGCCACACAATAGAATTCTCAGGAGCATCGCATTCTACACTCTCAACATGTTTCGTTCTCAAGGTCGGGTATTCTTGACCTTGCAAGACCCTTGATAGTCCACTTGCCGGTAAAGGGTCCATGTTTGCCTTAGATGAGCCTGTTTCGtggaaaaattaattaaaacttcTTTTAATGAGTGTGATTTAGTTTTCACACAAATAACTAATCAGACGCAATGCAATGTAGAATATACCTTCTCTTATGCGCATGGAAGAGTCCGGAGTAGAAGGAGCTATATTAGATCTGGGTCTCTTAGGCCTAGGCATTGGTACAGGACTCAAAGCAGGAGGAGAAAGAGCTGGCTCAATCTTCCACGGGGATACTCTATCAGGGCGAGGAATACTAGTGGTCTCATCCCAACGTACCTGAAACAAATTGAATATTTAGCATTTCATTGGAATGACAATGGTTTTTATCTTCCCGAGGAATAAGGACACAAACCTTGAGAGATCTCCATTTCGATTTTGCCCACCTCGTGGGGTCAGAGTCTTCAATCCCAACGATTGTGCCAgtaaacctaataaaaataaataaagtgagCTTCGTCTTTGAAAACAGGAATGcactgaaacaaaataaaatgactGAAAAAGCAGAAACATTATTTTACCTCTGCTCAGGAGCCTCTTCGCCTTCGAATCTCATTTTAAATCTCATACCTATGGAGTAGTTATTTTTCACGGACTCCATATACTGATCAAACGGAACAATAAACTCAGAAGGACTAGTCCTGTCACAAAGAAAACCACAATACATGGAAAAGTTAGTAAAAGAGACATAGAGACAAAGAGCAAAAGGCTGCCGCGTCATGTTagctaaaaaggaaaaaaaaaccttGGTTTGTAGTAGACAGTAAACATGGTTCCAGTTGAAATAGCGTGCCAGGCAGTGGCCAATACACCAAGATGCATGCTGTGGCTTGATATAACAGAGGATGGCACATTTCCTTGTTGCCGCATTGCACGCCTTACACCCACACGTAATTCTCCATTCTCACCCCTACAGAAGGAATAAGATtattatagataaaataaaaaaaataggtACACAAATAAAGAATAtcatgaaccaaaaaaaaaaaccttagaAATATAAAAGCATCGCCTGCAACCAGCCTCTTGGAGCTAACAAACACGCTCCATCCACTCTGAAGCAAATGCCTTCGTGGTTGACCTGGTATAATAACATCATCACAAACATTAGCATCCGTGGggggaaaacaaaataaaccaaGGTAgttaaaacaaatttcaaataCCTCGGAAAATATGTCGGAAACGCCACTCAATTGCATGAAGATCTTTTGCAACTAACTCCTGAGTAGGAGGTTGACGTGACATATCCTGAGAGAAGTAAACAAAAAAGGAAATGGTGAATCAAAAAGAGCGTCTTATggttcaaatatatataaacgaaGGTACCAACCAGAGGTGGGAGACATTCATCCGCATGCCGCCTAAGAACAGAAAATCCACCGTGTGTACTTGTGTCCGATGCAGTCAAGGTTTTGCAGAAGGAGTGTACTTGGAACCTCGGGGGCGGGGGAGGAGGTGGCACTTTCTCAATTGCATTCTCGTCTTGCtgtaacaaattaaaaaaaatataaaataatcagCTTATTGAACAATATGATCAATCTCATACTCCGCTCAAACAAAATgaatatagaaattaaaaaaatacttacCATAGGCTCTGGAAGAAGAGTAATCTGCGCATAAACTTCGTCGGTATCAGCCTCTGCCTGCAAAATCAGACAAAAATCTATCGTTAGTTAGCCGACAATTCGAGACGCCAACATCAAACTGTCTTTCAAAATGAGAAGTGAGAGAAGCTTACCTTTAAATCGACATTAATGACTCGACAAAGGATCTTGGAAGGAAGATCATAGAGAGGCATCTGCTGTTCCGCTGCTTGGTTTGTCGATGCCTCCACCTACTCATCAAGAAAAcgacaaaattaaaaacaaaacaaaaaaaaagaaaaaaagtatctCAGTAAATCGGAGACAAAGAgagtaaaagtaaaaaaaaaagctcacgCACCTGCTCGATGTGTCCCTGAGGGAAATAGAAGACACGGTCGTCTTGTCGAGGTACCGTCACGAGAGGACCAGCACAAGCGTGCCACAGTTCACGGTAGAGAGCTGCTTCAGCGTCgactaagaagaagaaaaggtaGATCAACTCAGTTTCTAACCAAAACCAAAGCTTAAAAATTAGTCATTAACAAAGAGACTTACCAACACGCTCAGCAGCCATGGATCGGTTAGA is part of the Raphanus sativus cultivar WK10039 chromosome 5, ASM80110v3, whole genome shotgun sequence genome and harbors:
- the LOC108861796 gene encoding auxin response factor 2, coding for MTTSADVSMKGNRGGGGENFSSLGYSDSTVAGEAAMKTQSNRSMAAERVVDAEAALYRELWHACAGPLVTVPRQDDRVFYFPQGHIEQVEASTNQAAEQQMPLYDLPSKILCRVINVDLKAEADTDEVYAQITLLPEPMQDENAIEKVPPPPPPPRFQVHSFCKTLTASDTSTHGGFSVLRRHADECLPPLDMSRQPPTQELVAKDLHAIEWRFRHIFRGQPRRHLLQSGWSVFVSSKRLVAGDAFIFLRGENGELRVGVRRAMRQQGNVPSSVISSHSMHLGVLATAWHAISTGTMFTVYYKPRTSPSEFIVPFDQYMESVKNNYSIGMRFKMRFEGEEAPEQRFTGTIVGIEDSDPTRWAKSKWRSLKVRWDETTSIPRPDRVSPWKIEPALSPPALSPVPMPRPKRPRSNIAPSTPDSSMRIREGSSKANMDPLPASGLSRVLQGQEYPTLRTKHVESVECDAPENSIVWQSSNDDDKVDVVSASRRYENWMSSTRHEQPAYTDLLSGFGANIEPPPPHGHQIPMYDRLSSSPSVAARKILSDQDGKFEYLANQWQMMHSGLSLKLHESPKVPAASDTSFQGISNPYALPRAVTTTENAAGNWPIRPRALNYFEEAVHAQAREHVTKRPAVVQEEAAKPRDGNCRLFGIPLVNNVNGTDTATAQRNNLNDTTGLTQIASPKVQDLSDQSKGSKSTNDHREQGRPFPVSKPHPKDVQTKTNSSRSCTKVHKQGIALGRSVDLSKFQNYEELVTELDRLFEFNGELMAPKKDWLIVYTDDENDMMLVGDDPWQEFCCMVRKIFIYTKEEVRKMNPRTLSCRNEEDAVAGEGSDAKDAKSASNPSLSSAGNS